CGAACTGGCCGACGAGGAGAAGGACGTGCTGATCCTCGACCGTGACGAGTCGCGCGTCGAGGCGCTGCGCGACCAGGACCTGAACGCGAAGGTGCAGGACATCGCCGAACCGGACGTGGTCGATGCGGTCGCCGACCGAGACGTGATCCTGATCCTCTCGTCGGACGTGGACGCGAACAAGGCCGCCGTCCGCGCGATCCGCGAGCACGGCAGCGACCAGTACGTGGTCGTCCGCGCCTCCGACCCCGTCAGTGAGGACGAACTGGCGGATCTGGGCGCCGACGTGGTGATCAACCCCTCGACGGTGATCGCCGACTCCGCGCTGCGCTCGCTGGAGTCTGGTGAGTTGGAGTACAAGGCCCGCCAACTCGCGGACATCCTCCGGGCGACCAACGGGAAACTCGCGATCCTCGCACACGACAACCCCGACCCCGACTCCATCGCCGCCGCGGTCGCGCTCAAGGCCATCGCCGCAGAGTACGACGTCGACGCCGACATCCTCTACGACGGGGAGATCGGCCACCAGGAGAACCGGGCGTTCGTCAACACGCTCGGGATCGACCTCCACGCGCGCGACGACGCCCAACCGCTCGATGAGTACGGCGCGCTCGCGCTCGTCGACTACGCCGAGACCGGCGGCAACGAGATCGACGCCGAGGTCGACGTGTACATCGACCACGACGAACCGGACACGGTGATCGACGCGGCGTTCACCGACATCCGCAAGAACGTCTCGGCGACGTCGACGATCCTCACGAAGTACCTCCAGGAGTTCGACCTCTCGCCCGACGAGACGGTCGCGACGGCGCTGCTGTACGGAATCCGCGCGGAGACGGTCGACTTCAAACGCGACACCACCCCCGCGGACCTGACGGCGGCGGCGTACCTCCACCCGTTCGCCAACCACGACACGCTCGAGGACGTGGAGTCGCCGAGCATGAGCCCCGAGACGCTGGACGTGCTCGCGGAGGCGATCCAGAACCGCGAGGTGCACGGCAGTCACCTCATCTCCAACGCGGGGTTCGTCCGCGACCGCGAGGCGCTCGCGCAAGCGGCCCAACAGCTCCTGAACCTGGAGGGGATCACCACCTCCGCCGTCTTCGGCATCGCCGAGGACACGATCACCCTCGCGGCTCGGTCGAAGGACATCCGCATCAACATCGGGAACGTGCTCCGTGAGGGGTTCTCCGACGTGGGCGAGGCCGCGGGCCACTCCAAGCAGGGGACCGCCGAGATTCCGCTGGGGCTGTTCACCGGCATCGAGACGACCGAGTCGAACCGCGACACGCTGCTCCAGCTGTCTGAGGAGGCGGTCCGGAAGAAGCTGTTCGACGCGATGGGCGTCGAGAGCTCCGCGACTCCCGGTTCCGGGTCGGGCGAGTCAAGCAACGGCTCGTAACGGGCGACGAACTTCCTGCGGTGTCCGGTTCTGGGAGCGTCCCTCGTCTGTCACTACCCGTCAGCGACCGCGCCGACAGTTCTCCGATCCGATAGCTTCGGAGCAACGCTTATGTGGTATACGGTAGCATGCATCATACAGAGGAGGTGGTCGTCATCACAGGACACACACGGACGGGCGACCGGGACCGACCGACCGATCCGCGCCGCGCGGACGGTCGTACCTACGGCCACGACGAGGACTGCGCGGGAGGCGGGTATCGAGCGGAAACCGGGACAGCCCAGTAACCGAGTACCGAGCACAGAACGGAACAGCGCGGTAGACAGGCATCGAACGCAGAACGGAACAGCGCGGTAGACAGGCATCGAACGCAGAACGGAACAGCGCGGTAGACAAGGATCGAGCGCAGAACGGAACAGCGCGGTAGACAGGCATCGAACGCAGAACGGGAACGGAGGGAACGACGGGCCGGTCGAACGCGAGACCCGAGAGGTGATCGGGGGAGGTCTCCACTCGAACGGCGGCGGCGAATCGAGCGGTGAACGGAACAGCGCGGATAACGGGACAGCGCGGACGAACGGAACAGGGCGGGAGTCACCATCGTTCCGACGGGTGTATCGCCGGCCCGGCCGCGTGCCG
The DNA window shown above is from Halobaculum marinum and carries:
- a CDS encoding DHH family phosphoesterase is translated as MSTGVTVSSMSTYAILGCGSVGHAVADELADEEKDVLILDRDESRVEALRDQDLNAKVQDIAEPDVVDAVADRDVILILSSDVDANKAAVRAIREHGSDQYVVVRASDPVSEDELADLGADVVINPSTVIADSALRSLESGELEYKARQLADILRATNGKLAILAHDNPDPDSIAAAVALKAIAAEYDVDADILYDGEIGHQENRAFVNTLGIDLHARDDAQPLDEYGALALVDYAETGGNEIDAEVDVYIDHDEPDTVIDAAFTDIRKNVSATSTILTKYLQEFDLSPDETVATALLYGIRAETVDFKRDTTPADLTAAAYLHPFANHDTLEDVESPSMSPETLDVLAEAIQNREVHGSHLISNAGFVRDREALAQAAQQLLNLEGITTSAVFGIAEDTITLAARSKDIRINIGNVLREGFSDVGEAAGHSKQGTAEIPLGLFTGIETTESNRDTLLQLSEEAVRKKLFDAMGVESSATPGSGSGESSNGS